A stretch of Sulfitobacter sp. THAF37 DNA encodes these proteins:
- the ribD gene encoding bifunctional diaminohydroxyphosphoribosylaminopyrimidine deaminase/5-amino-6-(5-phosphoribosylamino)uracil reductase RibD — MTRPADSDARFMAQALSLGRRGQGRVWPNPAVGCVIVSAGRIVGRGWTQPGGRPHAETEALAQAGAAARGADVYVTLEPCAHHGRTPPCAQALIDAGVARVLIAVQDRDSRVDGRGTAMLRAAGIEVFQGIMAKEAARDHAGFFSRVQQSRPLVTLKLAQTFDGRIATGTGESQWITGPEARRATHAMRARHDAVMVGGGTARKDDPSLTVRGLGIGWQPARVVVSRRLDLPLLSNLARTAATAPLILCHGRDVDPTLERTWRGLGATLLSCAARGGQLDPVDVLRQLGDHGLTRVFCEGGSALAASLIEADLVDRLVGFSAGLVIGAEGLPGIGAMGLSRLAEAPRYALSETRRVGADALHIWERA; from the coding sequence GTGACCCGCCCGGCGGACAGCGACGCGCGGTTCATGGCGCAGGCCCTGTCCCTGGGGCGGCGGGGGCAGGGCCGTGTCTGGCCCAACCCCGCGGTGGGCTGCGTCATCGTTTCGGCGGGACGGATCGTCGGGCGCGGCTGGACCCAACCCGGCGGACGCCCCCACGCCGAGACCGAGGCGCTGGCCCAGGCCGGTGCGGCGGCGCGGGGCGCGGATGTCTATGTCACGCTGGAACCCTGCGCCCATCACGGCAGGACACCGCCCTGCGCGCAGGCATTGATTGACGCGGGCGTCGCGCGTGTTCTGATCGCGGTGCAGGATCGGGACAGCCGCGTCGACGGCCGGGGAACCGCGATGCTGCGCGCCGCGGGGATCGAGGTCTTCCAGGGCATTATGGCGAAAGAGGCCGCCCGCGACCATGCGGGGTTCTTCAGCCGGGTGCAGCAGAGCCGCCCGCTGGTGACGCTGAAGCTGGCGCAGACCTTTGACGGCCGCATCGCCACCGGCACGGGCGAAAGTCAGTGGATCACCGGACCCGAGGCGCGGCGGGCCACGCATGCCATGCGCGCACGCCATGACGCGGTGATGGTGGGCGGCGGCACGGCGCGCAAGGACGACCCCAGCCTGACGGTGCGCGGTCTGGGCATCGGCTGGCAACCGGCGCGGGTGGTGGTATCGCGCCGGCTGGACCTGCCGCTGCTGAGCAACCTCGCCCGGACGGCGGCAACGGCGCCGCTGATCCTCTGTCATGGGCGGGACGTCGACCCGACGCTGGAGCGGACCTGGCGTGGCCTGGGGGCCACGCTGCTTTCTTGTGCGGCGCGGGGCGGGCAGCTCGACCCGGTCGATGTGCTGCGGCAGCTGGGCGATCATGGGCTGACGCGGGTGTTCTGCGAAGGCGGAAGCGCGCTGGCGGCATCGCTGATCGAGGCGGATCTGGTGGACCGGCTGGTGGGCTTCAGCGCCGGTCTGGTGATCGGGGCGGAAGGCTTGCCCGGGATCGGGGCGATGGGCCTGTCCCGCCTGGCCGAGGCGCCGCGCTATGCGCTGAGCGAGACGCGCCGTGTGGGCGCGGATGCGCTGCACATCTGGGAACGCGCCTGA
- a CDS encoding capsular polysaccharide biosynthesis protein translates to MALGPETYDTPAAGPEKDRRLFVYNGGFLTQRRVRRILRLAGYSLHLGLPRDGDHVAVWGNSPTAHRGLSVAQKRGAPVVWIEDALLRSVHPGRTGGEPPLGLLIDHKGLHFDPAQPSELEDILASHPLDDTNLLNRARGAIARMQEAHLTKYTGFEPEAEVPAPGYVLVIDQTRGDASVTASGADRARFLEMLVFAQEEHPGCPVVIKSHPEATQGQRAGYFGPEDTNDRVRLLEAPVSPWKLFEGAVGVYTVSSQLGFEAIFAGHKPRVFGQPFYAGWGLTTDEFPVQRRQRALTRAQLFAAAMILYPKWYDPYRDRLCPLEDAMETLAAQTRAWREDHHGWTGSMISLWKRKPLQRFYGRTTPMVFDDDPARARAAAPRRWLVWAGKAQVGHGDAWRIEDGFLRSRGLGAELVPPLSLVCDDLGIYYDPARPSRLEKWIERRADLRPDQHRRARDLIDAIRDAGLSKYNLTGAADLSTLPKRRRILVPGQVADDASIRTGTDAVRTNADLLRAVRAAEPDALILYKPHPDVEAGLRDGGEDASPLADHVLRHADPIALLPQVDAVWTMTSLLGFEALLRGVPVVTLGAPFYAGWGLTRDLGDVPPRRRAMPGLEGLVHATLIDYPRYLDPVTGLPCPVEVVVARLASGRLPRAGVGNRALSRLQGLLASQSHLWRGR, encoded by the coding sequence ATGGCTCTCGGGCCGGAAACCTATGACACCCCCGCCGCCGGCCCTGAAAAGGACCGGCGGCTTTTCGTCTACAACGGCGGTTTCCTGACCCAGCGCCGGGTGCGCCGCATCCTGCGCCTTGCGGGCTATTCGCTGCACCTTGGCCTGCCGCGCGATGGCGATCACGTCGCGGTCTGGGGCAATTCGCCCACCGCGCACCGGGGCCTGTCGGTGGCGCAAAAGCGCGGCGCGCCGGTGGTCTGGATCGAAGACGCGCTGCTGCGGTCGGTCCATCCGGGGCGCACCGGCGGCGAGCCGCCGCTGGGCCTGCTGATCGACCACAAGGGCCTGCATTTCGACCCTGCCCAGCCCTCAGAGCTGGAAGACATCCTTGCCTCCCATCCGCTGGACGACACCAACCTGCTGAACCGCGCGCGCGGCGCCATCGCCCGGATGCAGGAGGCGCATCTGACCAAATACACCGGGTTCGAACCGGAGGCCGAGGTGCCCGCCCCCGGCTATGTGCTTGTGATCGACCAGACGCGCGGCGATGCCTCCGTCACCGCCTCGGGGGCCGACCGGGCCCGGTTTCTGGAAATGCTCGTCTTTGCGCAGGAAGAACACCCCGGCTGCCCCGTGGTGATCAAATCCCACCCCGAGGCGACGCAAGGCCAGCGCGCGGGATATTTCGGCCCCGAGGACACCAATGACCGGGTGCGCCTGCTGGAGGCCCCGGTCAGCCCCTGGAAGCTTTTCGAAGGGGCGGTGGGCGTCTATACCGTGTCGTCGCAACTGGGGTTCGAGGCGATCTTTGCCGGGCACAAGCCGCGCGTCTTTGGCCAGCCCTTCTATGCGGGCTGGGGACTGACCACGGATGAGTTCCCGGTGCAGCGCCGTCAGCGGGCGCTGACCCGCGCACAGCTCTTCGCGGCGGCGATGATCCTTTACCCCAAATGGTACGACCCCTACCGGGACCGCCTGTGCCCGCTAGAGGACGCGATGGAGACATTGGCGGCGCAGACCCGCGCCTGGCGCGAGGATCACCACGGCTGGACCGGATCCATGATCAGCTTGTGGAAGCGCAAGCCCCTGCAGCGGTTCTATGGCCGCACCACGCCGATGGTGTTCGACGACGACCCGGCCCGCGCCCGCGCCGCCGCCCCGCGCCGCTGGCTGGTCTGGGCGGGCAAGGCACAGGTGGGCCACGGGGATGCCTGGCGGATCGAGGACGGATTTCTGCGCTCGCGCGGGCTGGGGGCTGAACTGGTCCCGCCCCTGTCGCTGGTCTGCGACGACCTTGGCATCTACTATGACCCCGCCCGCCCCAGCCGGTTGGAAAAATGGATCGAACGCCGGGCGGACTTGCGCCCCGACCAGCACCGACGCGCGCGCGACCTGATCGACGCGATCCGCGACGCGGGGTTGAGCAAGTACAACCTGACCGGCGCCGCAGACCTGTCGACGCTGCCCAAGCGGCGGCGCATCCTCGTGCCCGGACAGGTGGCGGACGATGCCTCCATCCGCACCGGCACGGACGCGGTGCGGACCAACGCGGACCTGTTGCGCGCGGTGCGGGCGGCGGAGCCCGATGCGCTCATCCTCTACAAGCCGCATCCCGATGTGGAAGCGGGGCTGCGCGACGGCGGAGAGGACGCATCCCCGCTGGCCGATCACGTGCTGCGTCATGCCGATCCGATCGCGCTTTTGCCTCAGGTCGATGCGGTCTGGACGATGACCTCGCTTCTGGGGTTCGAAGCCTTGTTGCGGGGCGTGCCGGTGGTGACGCTGGGCGCGCCTTTCTACGCTGGCTGGGGGCTGACCCGCGATCTGGGCGATGTGCCGCCGCGCAGACGGGCGATGCCGGGATTGGAAGGGCTGGTCCATGCCACCCTGATCGACTACCCGCGCTATCTCGATCCCGTGACGGGCCTGCCCTGCCCGGTCGAGGTGGTGGTGGCGCGGCTGGCCTCCGGCAGGCTGCCGCGGGCGGGCGTCGGCAATCGCGCGTTGTCCAGACTTCAGGGTCTGCTGGCCAGCCAAAGCCACCTCTGGCGCGGGCGCTGA
- a CDS encoding polysaccharide biosynthesis/export family protein, whose translation MKTRKFRWARPIAVLAALAVLSSCGLPQAGPNKRQIFSGSVQKEGDAFVVSVNDRVTRATGVVPALGFSDAFKNAAQLGSDTIRPGDVLGITVYENVDDPLLGVEGAPATLLEEVQVDGAGFIFIPYAGRIKAAGNTPDAIRRIITNRLGEQTPDPQVEVRRAPGDGSTVSLVGGIGAQGVYPIERPTRTLSTMLARAGGVAIEPEIAQITVIRGGMRGKIWFQDLYEHPELDIALRAGDRILVEADTRAFTALGATGGQARVPFETQNLSALEGIAQVGGLNAGLADPTGVFVFRNEPEEIAEQVLGRNDLQGVQRMVYVLDLTQPNGMFMARDFVIRDGDTIYVTEAPFAQWSKVISAITGTAGSAASLTSLTE comes from the coding sequence GTGAAAACCAGAAAATTTCGGTGGGCGCGCCCCATCGCGGTGCTTGCGGCGCTTGCAGTACTCTCATCCTGCGGCTTGCCGCAGGCAGGTCCGAACAAACGGCAGATCTTCTCAGGTTCCGTGCAGAAGGAAGGCGATGCCTTCGTCGTCTCCGTCAATGACCGCGTGACCCGCGCCACCGGCGTGGTTCCTGCGCTGGGATTCTCCGACGCCTTCAAGAACGCGGCGCAGCTTGGGTCCGATACGATCCGGCCCGGCGACGTTCTGGGCATCACGGTCTACGAGAACGTGGACGATCCGCTGCTGGGCGTCGAAGGCGCCCCCGCCACCCTGCTGGAAGAAGTGCAGGTCGATGGCGCAGGCTTCATCTTTATCCCCTACGCGGGGCGCATCAAGGCGGCGGGCAACACCCCCGACGCAATCCGCCGCATCATCACCAACCGTCTGGGCGAACAGACCCCCGATCCGCAGGTCGAGGTCCGCCGCGCGCCGGGCGACGGCTCTACCGTGTCGCTGGTCGGCGGCATCGGCGCGCAGGGCGTCTACCCGATCGAGCGGCCCACGCGGACCCTGTCGACGATGCTGGCCCGCGCAGGCGGCGTGGCGATCGAGCCTGAAATCGCGCAGATCACCGTCATCCGTGGCGGCATGCGGGGCAAGATCTGGTTCCAGGACCTCTATGAACACCCCGAGCTGGACATCGCCCTGCGCGCGGGCGACCGCATCCTGGTCGAGGCCGACACCCGTGCCTTTACCGCCTTGGGCGCGACCGGCGGCCAGGCGCGCGTCCCCTTCGAGACGCAGAACCTGTCGGCGCTGGAAGGCATCGCGCAGGTCGGCGGCCTGAACGCCGGCCTTGCCGACCCCACCGGGGTTTTCGTCTTCCGCAACGAACCCGAGGAAATCGCCGAACAGGTCCTGGGCCGCAACGACCTGCAGGGTGTGCAGCGCATGGTCTATGTGCTGGATCTGACGCAGCCCAACGGCATGTTCATGGCCCGCGATTTTGTCATCCGGGACGGCGATACCATCTATGTGACCGAAGCGCCCTTTGCCCAGTGGAGCAAGGTCATTTCCGCCATCACCGGCACCGCCGGGTCGGCCGCGAGCCTGACCTCGCTCACGGAATGA
- a CDS encoding capsule biosynthesis protein, whose amino-acid sequence MPPVAPETRVFLFLQGPHGPFFNRLGKMLRLTGAEVWRVGFNAGDRAFWFHPRSYIPFRGTAADWPRTFRTLLTEKSVTDIVLYGDTRPIHAQAVAEARTRGLTVHVFEEGYMRPYWVTYERGGSNGNSRLMDMTIPQMQTALANSDMEAPLPPGHWGDMRHHIFYGALYHWFVMFRNGDYRNFQPHRSLPVTKEFQLYLKRLMLMPALAADRLAATLRIRLGGFPYHLALLQLEHDSAFQMHSPFDTMSDFLELVIDGFAKGAPKHHHLVVKAHPLEDGRVPVRRDLKRLARKLGVADRVHYVRGGKLAQLLNDARSAVTVNSTAGQQVLWRGIPLKVFGRAVYAKPEFVSDQPLPEFFARASRPDNRAYKDFRRYLLETSQIPGGFYAARGRRQLLRQVVDMMLASEDPYEALELGTAAPRQQLRAVT is encoded by the coding sequence ATGCCGCCCGTCGCCCCCGAAACCAGGGTGTTCCTTTTCCTGCAGGGACCGCATGGCCCCTTCTTCAACCGCCTGGGCAAGATGCTGCGCCTGACGGGGGCGGAGGTCTGGCGCGTGGGGTTCAACGCGGGCGACCGGGCCTTCTGGTTCCACCCGCGCAGCTACATCCCGTTTCGCGGCACCGCGGCGGACTGGCCGCGGACGTTCCGCACGCTCTTGACGGAAAAGAGCGTGACCGACATCGTGCTCTATGGCGACACCCGACCGATCCATGCGCAGGCGGTGGCAGAGGCACGGACGCGTGGCCTGACGGTACATGTGTTCGAGGAAGGGTACATGCGGCCCTATTGGGTCACTTACGAACGCGGCGGATCGAACGGCAACTCGCGCCTGATGGATATGACCATTCCCCAGATGCAGACGGCACTTGCCAATTCCGACATGGAGGCGCCCCTGCCCCCGGGCCACTGGGGCGACATGCGCCACCACATCTTCTATGGCGCCCTGTACCATTGGTTCGTGATGTTCCGGAACGGTGACTACCGCAATTTTCAGCCCCACCGCAGCCTGCCAGTGACCAAGGAATTCCAGCTCTACCTCAAACGGCTGATGCTGATGCCCGCCCTGGCGGCGGACCGGCTTGCGGCGACCTTGCGGATCAGGTTGGGCGGCTTTCCTTACCACCTGGCGCTGCTGCAGCTGGAACACGACAGCGCGTTCCAGATGCATTCGCCTTTCGACACCATGAGCGACTTTCTGGAACTGGTGATCGACGGCTTCGCCAAGGGCGCGCCGAAACATCATCATCTGGTGGTCAAGGCGCATCCGCTGGAAGATGGCCGCGTGCCGGTGCGCCGCGACCTGAAACGTCTCGCGCGAAAGCTGGGCGTGGCGGACAGGGTGCATTACGTGCGCGGCGGCAAGCTGGCGCAGCTGCTCAACGATGCGCGCAGCGCGGTCACGGTGAATTCCACCGCCGGGCAGCAGGTGCTGTGGCGCGGAATTCCGCTCAAGGTCTTTGGCCGGGCGGTCTATGCCAAGCCGGAATTCGTCTCGGACCAGCCCCTGCCCGAGTTCTTTGCCCGTGCCAGCCGGCCCGACAACAGGGCCTACAAGGATTTCCGACGCTATCTGCTTGAAACTTCGCAGATTCCCGGCGGCTTTTACGCCGCACGCGGACGGCGGCAATTGCTGCGGCAGGTGGTGGACATGATGCTGGCGTCCGAGGACCCCTACGAGGCGCTGGAACTCGGGACCGCGGCCCCAAGGCAACAGTTGCGCGCCGTTACCTGA
- a CDS encoding riboflavin synthase — MFTGIITDIGTVVALEQQGDLRARIKTGYATDGIDMGASIASDGVCLTVVALGPDWYEVQISAETVDKTNLGTWQPGKRLNLERALKVGDELGGHIVSGHVDGVAEVIALTDEGDSTRVTLRAPEALARFIAPKGSVALNGTSLTVNAVDGCDFGINFIPHTKAATTWGDVAVGDHVNLEIDTLARYVARLGEMS, encoded by the coding sequence ATGTTCACAGGGATCATAACCGACATCGGAACCGTTGTCGCGCTGGAGCAGCAGGGCGACCTGCGCGCGCGGATCAAGACGGGCTACGCGACAGACGGGATCGACATGGGGGCCTCCATCGCCAGCGACGGCGTGTGCCTGACGGTCGTGGCGCTTGGGCCCGACTGGTACGAGGTCCAGATCAGTGCCGAGACGGTGGACAAGACCAATCTGGGCACCTGGCAACCGGGCAAGCGGCTGAACCTGGAACGCGCGCTCAAGGTCGGCGACGAACTGGGCGGACACATCGTGTCCGGCCATGTGGACGGCGTGGCCGAGGTGATCGCCCTGACGGATGAAGGCGACAGCACGCGCGTCACTCTGCGTGCCCCCGAGGCGCTGGCGCGCTTCATCGCGCCGAAGGGGTCGGTGGCGCTGAACGGCACGTCGCTGACGGTGAACGCCGTCGACGGCTGTGATTTCGGCATCAATTTCATCCCTCACACCAAGGCGGCGACCACCTGGGGCGACGTGGCGGTGGGCGACCATGTCAATCTGGAGATCGACACGCTGGCGCGCTATGTGGCGCGGCTGGGGGAAATGTCATGA
- the ribB gene encoding 3,4-dihydroxy-2-butanone-4-phosphate synthase has protein sequence MNYEKPGPVEAELASAISPIEEIIAEARRGRMFILVDHEDRENEGDLVIPAVHADADAINFMATHGRGLICLPMTAERVAKLGLPMMAVNNSARHETAFTVSIEAREGVTTGISAADRARTVAVAIDEQAGEADIATPGHIFPLRARDGGVLVRAGHTEAAVDISRLAGLHPSGVICEIMKEDGTMARLPDMVTFAAKHGLKIGTISDLIAYRHKHDNLLMVRDVRQVTSAYGGTWEMRIFADEITGTDHVVLVKGDITTPEPVLVRTHAINALEDILGLGPSPADELPRAMQIIAEEGRGAVVLFRDPYPRLRLDEDEDEGPRTVKRTGLGAQILTELGLHELVLLTDNPETRYMGLDAYAIEIVGTRPITER, from the coding sequence ATGAACTACGAAAAACCGGGACCCGTGGAAGCGGAGCTTGCATCTGCCATCTCCCCGATCGAGGAAATCATCGCCGAAGCGCGCCGGGGCCGCATGTTCATCTTGGTCGATCACGAGGACCGCGAGAACGAGGGCGACCTGGTGATCCCGGCGGTGCATGCGGATGCGGATGCGATCAATTTCATGGCGACCCACGGGCGGGGGTTGATCTGTCTGCCGATGACGGCAGAGCGGGTGGCAAAGCTGGGGTTGCCGATGATGGCGGTGAACAATTCAGCGCGGCACGAGACGGCCTTTACCGTCAGCATCGAGGCGCGCGAGGGGGTCACGACAGGCATTTCCGCCGCCGACCGCGCCCGCACGGTTGCGGTGGCGATCGACGAACAGGCGGGCGAGGCGGATATCGCCACGCCGGGGCATATCTTTCCGCTGCGCGCGCGCGACGGCGGGGTGCTGGTGCGGGCGGGCCATACCGAGGCGGCGGTGGACATCAGCCGTCTGGCGGGGTTGCACCCTTCGGGTGTGATCTGCGAGATCATGAAGGAGGACGGCACCATGGCGCGGCTGCCCGACATGGTCACGTTCGCCGCGAAACACGGGCTCAAGATCGGCACGATCAGTGATCTGATCGCCTATCGCCACAAACACGACAACCTGCTGATGGTGCGGGACGTGCGGCAGGTGACTTCAGCCTACGGCGGTACCTGGGAGATGCGCATCTTTGCCGATGAGATCACCGGCACGGACCATGTCGTGCTGGTCAAGGGCGACATCACCACGCCCGAGCCGGTGCTGGTGCGCACCCATGCGATCAATGCGCTGGAAGACATTCTGGGCCTGGGGCCAAGCCCCGCCGACGAACTGCCGCGGGCGATGCAGATCATCGCGGAGGAGGGGCGCGGCGCGGTGGTCCTGTTCCGAGACCCTTATCCGCGCCTGCGGCTGGACGAGGACGAGGACGAAGGCCCCCGGACCGTCAAACGCACCGGTCTTGGCGCGCAGATCCTGACCGAGCTGGGGCTGCACGAGCTGGTGCTGCTGACCGACAATCCCGAGACCCGGTACATGGGCCTTGATGCCTATGCGATTGAAATCGTGGGCACACGCCCCATCACGGAGAGATAG
- a CDS encoding 6,7-dimethyl-8-ribityllumazine synthase, with protein sequence MASSEEHTVLPRPSFDRPVKVLIVVSPYYSDIARGLLDGAKAELEAAGAEYDVVEMPGALEIPTAIGISDRRSNFDGYVALGCVIRGETTHYETVCNDSSRALQLLGLQGLCIGNGILTVENRAQAEVRADPAGQNKGGGAAAAALHLIALARKWAQTSKGIGFKPRGEDTLLAGETDGNSIA encoded by the coding sequence ATGGCGTCGTCCGAAGAACATACCGTCCTGCCGCGCCCGAGCTTTGACCGGCCGGTCAAGGTGCTGATCGTGGTGTCGCCCTATTACAGCGACATCGCGCGCGGGCTGCTGGACGGTGCCAAGGCAGAGCTGGAGGCGGCGGGCGCGGAATACGATGTGGTCGAAATGCCCGGCGCGCTGGAAATTCCCACCGCCATCGGGATCAGCGACCGGCGCAGCAATTTCGACGGCTACGTGGCGCTGGGCTGCGTGATCCGGGGCGAGACGACGCACTATGAAACCGTCTGCAACGACAGCTCCCGCGCGCTGCAGTTGCTGGGATTGCAGGGGCTGTGTATCGGCAACGGGATCCTGACGGTCGAGAACAGGGCCCAGGCCGAAGTGCGCGCCGACCCCGCCGGCCAGAACAAGGGCGGCGGCGCGGCCGCGGCGGCCTTGCATCTGATCGCGCTCGCCCGTAAGTGGGCGCAAACAAGCAAGGGCATCGGCTTCAAACCGCGCGGCGAGGATACGCTGTTGGCGGGGGAGACCGACGGAAACAGCATCGCATGA
- the nusB gene encoding transcription antitermination factor NusB produces MNTSLSGNQKRKMKSASRLYAVQALFQMEHSNLTVEMVRREFLDHRFGAVYEGDEMLDGDIDLFAYVIETAVNHQAGIDQMTDRALVAKWPIARIDPTLRALFRAAGAEFRDDSTPPRVVINEYVDVARAFFPDGKEPKFVNAVLDHMAREARPEAF; encoded by the coding sequence ATGAACACCTCACTGTCGGGCAACCAGAAACGCAAGATGAAGTCCGCCTCGCGGCTTTATGCCGTGCAGGCGCTGTTCCAGATGGAACATTCGAACCTGACGGTTGAGATGGTGCGCCGCGAATTCCTCGACCATCGCTTCGGCGCGGTCTACGAAGGCGACGAGATGCTGGACGGCGATATCGACCTGTTCGCCTATGTCATCGAAACGGCGGTGAATCATCAGGCCGGGATCGACCAGATGACCGATCGTGCATTGGTGGCGAAATGGCCGATCGCGCGGATCGACCCCACGCTGCGCGCCCTGTTCCGCGCCGCCGGGGCGGAGTTCCGGGACGACAGCACACCCCCGAGAGTGGTGATCAACGAATACGTCGACGTGGCGCGCGCGTTCTTTCCCGACGGGAAAGAACCGAAATTCGTGAATGCGGTGCTGGACCACATGGCGCGCGAGGCCCGGCCAGAGGCGTTCTGA
- a CDS encoding MmcB family DNA repair protein gives MFIIFRMTQIDLSPPPPAPQPGQLLARGVCRHLAGHGFACVEELVPARGLRVDVMALGPKGEVWVVECKSSRADYTSDRKWEGYLEWADRFFWAVDADFPTELLPDETGLIIADAYGAEIVRMGPETRLAPARRKVMVQKFAFCAARRLQMLRDPDMLPDWG, from the coding sequence ATGTTCATTATTTTCCGTATGACCCAGATCGACCTGTCACCGCCGCCGCCCGCCCCGCAGCCCGGCCAGCTTCTTGCCCGGGGGGTCTGCCGGCACCTGGCAGGACATGGGTTTGCCTGCGTGGAGGAACTGGTCCCGGCGCGCGGGTTGCGGGTGGATGTGATGGCGCTGGGCCCGAAGGGCGAGGTCTGGGTGGTGGAGTGCAAATCCTCCCGCGCCGATTACACCTCGGACCGGAAATGGGAGGGCTACCTTGAGTGGGCCGACCGGTTCTTCTGGGCGGTGGACGCCGATTTTCCGACCGAATTGCTGCCGGATGAGACCGGGCTGATCATCGCAGACGCCTATGGCGCCGAGATCGTGCGCATGGGGCCGGAGACCCGGCTGGCCCCCGCACGGCGCAAGGTCATGGTGCAGAAGTTCGCCTTTTGCGCGGCGCGCAGGCTGCAGATGCTGCGCGACCCGGACATGCTGCCGGATTGGGGGTAG
- a CDS encoding DUF6324 family protein: MGINTERDIEANLQIGPTDAGMVRLFVEGGGVELPMDFTPEEAVEIAEEIMAAAHRASGGKGKKR, from the coding sequence ATGGGAATCAACACGGAACGCGACATCGAGGCTAACCTGCAGATCGGACCGACCGACGCGGGCATGGTGCGGCTTTTCGTCGAAGGTGGCGGCGTTGAGTTGCCGATGGACTTCACCCCCGAGGAAGCCGTGGAAATCGCCGAAGAAATCATGGCCGCGGCCCACCGCGCCAGCGGCGGCAAGGGCAAGAAGCGTTAA
- a CDS encoding GNAT family N-acetyltransferase, which produces MDNIELRRFAAEDRDWLVEQHAVHYARDEGFDDSFGELVARILDDFLAQSDPGRERGWIAQAGAQRLGSIFCVRLDAETAKLRLFLLTPEARGQGLGRRLLETCMGFAREAGYRRMVLWTHESHRAAGALYARNGWTLESTAPVVSFGQPNVEQHWSIGL; this is translated from the coding sequence ATGGACAACATCGAACTGCGCAGATTCGCTGCCGAGGACCGGGACTGGCTGGTGGAGCAGCATGCCGTTCACTATGCGCGGGACGAGGGATTCGACGACAGCTTTGGCGAGCTGGTGGCGCGCATCCTTGATGACTTTCTGGCGCAGAGCGATCCGGGGCGCGAGCGCGGATGGATTGCGCAGGCGGGGGCGCAGCGGCTGGGGTCGATCTTTTGTGTGCGGCTCGATGCGGAAACGGCGAAGTTGCGGTTGTTTCTGCTGACGCCCGAGGCCCGGGGGCAGGGGCTGGGGCGGCGGCTGCTGGAGACCTGCATGGGCTTTGCCCGAGAGGCCGGATACCGGCGCATGGTGCTTTGGACGCACGAGTCGCACCGGGCGGCGGGTGCGCTTTATGCCCGCAATGGCTGGACGCTGGAGAGCACTGCGCCGGTGGTGTCCTTTGGTCAGCCGAACGTGGAACAGCATTGGTCCATCGGCCTGTGA
- a CDS encoding DUF6476 family protein — MNEPEKEIGEPANLRFLRRLVTVLTVVMICGVLVVIGLLVTRLGRSAPVLPASISLPGGATARAFTQGDGWYAVVTDRDQIVIFDRLTGKITQTVEVTPN; from the coding sequence ATGAATGAACCCGAAAAAGAAATTGGCGAACCGGCTAACCTGCGGTTCCTGCGGCGGCTGGTCACGGTGCTGACCGTGGTGATGATCTGCGGCGTTCTAGTGGTGATCGGCCTGCTTGTCACCCGCCTTGGACGCAGCGCACCGGTATTGCCCGCCAGCATCAGCCTGCCCGGCGGCGCCACCGCCCGCGCCTTCACCCAGGGCGACGGCTGGTATGCCGTGGTGACGGATCGGGACCAGATCGTGATCTTCGACCGTCTCACCGGCAAAATCACCCAAACGGTCGAGGTTACACCCAACTGA